A window of Rhododendron vialii isolate Sample 1 chromosome 13a, ASM3025357v1 contains these coding sequences:
- the LOC131313445 gene encoding derlin-2.2 has product MAQAVEEWYKQMPIITRSYLTAAIVTSIGCSLDIISPHNLYLHPKLVVKHYQFWRLVTNFLYFRKMDLDFLFHMFFLARYCKLLEENSFRGRTADFFYMILFGASVLTGIVLLGGMIPYVSESFAKIIFLSNSLTFMMVYVWSKQNPYIHMSFLGLFTFTAAYLPWVLLGFSVLVGASAWVDLLGMIAGHAYYFLEDVYPRMTGRRPLKTPSLIKWLFADEPVVVARPTDVRFAAPPVQEPEPN; this is encoded by the exons ATGGCTCAAGCTGTTGAAGAATGGTACAAACAGATGCCGATCATTACTCGGTCGTATCTCACTGCTGCAATCGTTACCTCTATCGGTTGCTCGCTCGAT ATTATCTCTCCTCATAACTTGTACTTGCACCCCAAGCTTGTGGTCAAGCATTACCAGTTTTGGCGGCTCGTCACGAATTTCCTTTACTTCCGGAAAATGG ATTTGGACTTCCTGTTTCACATGTTCTTTCTTGCTCGATACTGCAAGCTTCTTGAAGAAAATTCTTTCAGGGGAAGGACTGCAGATTTCTTTTATATGATCTTATTTGGCGCTTCTGTTTTAACTGGAATTGTTCTCCTAGGGGGGATGATACCTTATGTATCTGAGTCATTTGCAAAGATAATATTTCTGAGTAATTCATTAACATTCATGATG GTCTATGTGTGGAGCAAGCAAAATCCTTACATCCACATGAGTTTCTTGGGGCTCTTTACTTTTACTGCAGCTTACCTTCCATGG GTTCTTTTGGGATTCTCTGTTCTTGTTGGTGCCAGTGCCTGGGTGGATCTACTG GGAATGATAGCTGGTCATGCCTACTATTTTCTTGAAGATGTGTACCCTCGGATGACAGGCCGTCGACCCCTTAAAACCCCATCGCTTATTAAATGGCTATTTGCAGATGAGCCTGTAGTGGTGGCGAGGCCCACAGATGTGAGATTTGCTGCTCCACCTGTTCAGGAACCTGAACCAAATTAA
- the LOC131313446 gene encoding tobamovirus multiplication protein 1, whose amino-acid sequence MTRMPLSVLPSVIDLATDWWDDINESQRWQDGIFYALCASYALVSSVALFQLIRIELRVPEYGWTTQKVFHLMNFIVNGVRAIVFGFHGEVFQLTPKVLIWVLLDLPGILFFSTYTLLVLFWAEIYHQARSLPTDKLRIVYMSVNGGVYFIQVCIWLYLWIDDNSVVEFIGKIFIAVVSFLAALGFLLYGGRLFVMLRRFPIESKGRRKKLHEVGSVTAICFTCFLVRCFVDVLSAFDTDASLDVLDHPVLNLIYYMLVEILPSALVLYILRKLPPKRVSAQYHPIR is encoded by the exons ATGACGAGAATGCCACTGAGCGTACTCCCGTCGGTGATCGATCTGGCTACGGATTGGTGGGACGACATCAACGAGTCCCAGCGCTGGCAAGATGGGATCTTCTACGCTCTCTGTGCCTCCTACGCCCTAGTCTCCTCCGTCGCCCTt TTTCAGTTGATAAGGATTGAACTGAGAGTGCCCGAGTATGGTTGGACCACTCAAAAGGTTTTCCATCTTATGAACTTCATTGTAAACGGAg TGCGTGCAATTGTGTTTGGATTTCATGGGGAAGTGTTTCAGTTGACTCCTAAG GTGCTAATTTGGGTACTATTGGATCTACCTGGAATTCTGTTTTTCTCTACTTACACCCTTCTTGTCCTCTTTTGGGCTGAGATTTATCACCAG GCAAGGAGTTTACCAACAGATAAGCTCCGCATTGTTTATATGTCAGTAAATGGTGGAGTTTACTTCATACAG GTTTGTATCTGGTTATACCTCTGGATAGATGACAACAGTGTTGTGGAATTCATTGGAAAGATATTCATTGCAG TTGTATCATTTCTAGCAGCATTAGGCTTCCTGCTGTACGGAGGAAG ATTATTTGTCATGCTGAGACGTTTCCCTATTGAATCTAAAGGGAGAAGAAAGAAACTTCATGAG GTTGGATCTGTAACTGCCATATGCTTCACCTGCTTTCTAGTAAGATGCTTTGTG GATGTCCTTTCTGCTTTTGATACAGATGCATCACTCGACGTATTGGATCATCCAGTCTTAAACTTGATCTACTACATG CTGGTTGAGATACTACCTTCTGCTCTTGTCCTATACATTCTGCGCAAGTTGCCTCCAAAGAGAGTATCAGCCCAGTATCATCCTATCCGGTAG
- the LOC131313447 gene encoding small ribosomal subunit protein mS86 (rPPR1), whose product MASLSKLRLPTPHRRPFSSSSILNPDSKTPLSSKQKSRAALALVKSEKNPERILDICRAASLTPSSHLDRIAFSLAISRLADSNYFHGIRLFLEELKTRPDLKTERFMAHAIVLYGQAKLIDDAVQTFVKMPDLGVERTVKSLNALLFSCLVAKDYSEVKRVYLEFPRKYGIDLNLDSYNTVIKAFSESGLTSSVYSLLGEMDRKRCKPNATSFGTMIAGFYKEEKYEDVGKVLDLMNKYDMLPGISTYNIRIHSLCKLGKSVEAKALLDGMLSRGMQPNSVTYCHLIHGFCKEGRLDEGKSLFKKMVDRGCKPDSDCYFTLVHFLCRGEDFEAALELCKESMKKGWVPNFSTMKLLVNGLANVSKIDEARELVGQMKEKFSKSADMWSQVEEGLPK is encoded by the coding sequence ATGGCTTCTCTCTCCAAGCTCCGCCTCCCCACACCCCACCGCCGCCCTTTCTCCTCTTCCTCCATCCTAAACCCAGACTCCAAAACCCCACTCAGCTCAAAACAGAAGTCCCGCGCCGCCCTCGCCCTCGTCAAATCCGAAAAAAACCCGGAACGCATCCTCGACATCTGCCGCGCCGCCTCCCTCACCCCGTCCTCCCACCTCGACCGCATCGCCTTCTCCCTGGCCATCTCCCGCCTCGCCGACTCTAACTACTTCCACGGCATCCGCCTCTTCCTCGAAGAACTCAAGACCCGACCCGACTTGAAAACGGAGCGCTTCATGGCCCACGCCATCGTCCTCTACGGCCAGGCCAAACTCATCGACGATGCCGTCCAAACCTTCGTTAAGATGCCCGACCTGGGTGTGGAGCGGACCGTCAAGTCGCTCAATGCTTTGCTGTTCTCCTGCCTCGTGGCCAAGGATTATAGCGAGGTAAAGCGTGTTTATCTTGAATTTCCGAGAAAGTATGGgattgatttgaacttggacagTTATAATACGGTTATTAAGGCCTTTAGCGAGTCGGGTTTGACGAGCTCGGTGTACTCGTTGCTGGGGGAGATGGATAGGAAGCGTTGCAAGCCGAACGCGACGTCCTTCGGGACGATGATTGCGGGGTTTTATAAGGAGGAGAAGTATGAGGATGTTGGGAAGGTTCTGGATTTGATGAATAAGTACGATATGCTACCGGGGATTAGTACGTATAATATAAGGATTCATAGTTTGTGTAAGTTGGGGAAGTCTGTTGAGGCGAAGGCTTTGCTCGACGGGATGTTGTCGAGGGGGATGCAGCCGAATTCGGTTACGTATTGCCATTTGATTCACGGTTTTTGTAAGGAAGGGAGGTTGGATGAAGGGAAGAGTTTGTTTAAGAAGATGGTGGATAGGGGGTGTAAACCTGATAGTGACTGTTATTTTACTCTGGTTCACTTTTTGTGCCGGGGAGAGGATTTTGAGGCCGCGTTGGAGCTTTGTAAAGAGAGTATGAAGAAGGGTTGGGTTCCTAATTTCTCGACCATGAAGTTACTTGTGAATGGGCTTGCGAACGTTTCGAAGATTGATGAGGCACGGGAACTCGTCGGGCAAATGAAGGAGAAGTTCTCGAAATCTGCTGACATGTGGAGTCAAGTTGAAGAGGGTTTACCCAAGTAG